The proteins below come from a single Bactrocera tryoni isolate S06 unplaced genomic scaffold, CSIRO_BtryS06_freeze2 scaffold_25, whole genome shotgun sequence genomic window:
- the LOC120780366 gene encoding uncharacterized protein LOC120780366 — protein sequence MTLIDGKVLNVITNTNSNQKCPICGATPKQLVTTKNFNSDVFKPKLTSLRYGISPLHSWIRVFEFVVHIAYRIELKKWQIREASDKEAFQLRKQEVQKRFWEEMGLHVDKPKANGGGTSNDGNTARKVFNNLELLSLITNIDIEILNNFRVILIAISCEYPIDTTKFEDFCKRTAFLYMEKYLWFPMSATVHKILVHGSQIIQNCVMPVGCFGENASEARNKLCKRDRNAHARKNTRKNNMTDVFNRAMDSSDPLLSSLSLSVREKYRKREKLPEEVIQLLTPSSEFQIFNHLPGGSEYDSDNSDSDISEADVVENALVLDTED from the coding sequence ATGACTTTGATTGATGGAAAAGTACTAAATGTTATAACAAACACCAATTCTAATCAAAAATGCCCAATATGTGGTGCTACACCAAAACAATTAGtaacaactaaaaattttaattctgatGTTTTTAAACCTAAACTTACATCTCTTAGATATGGTATTAGCCCACTACATTCATGGATTCGAGTATTTGAATTCGTTGTACACATTGCTTATAgaatcgaattaaaaaaatggcaaataagGGAAGCTTCAGATAAAGAAGCATTCCAACTTCGTAAACAAGAAGTACAAAAGAGGTTTTGGGAAGAAATGGGCCTTCATGTAGATAAGCCTAAAGCAAATGGTGGTGGAACATCAAATGACGGCAATACTGCCAGGAAAGTATTTAACAATTTGGAACTCCTttctttaattacaaatattgatatagaaattttgaataactttagagttatattaattgctattTCCTGCGAGTATCCTATAGATACCACAAAGTTTGAAGATTTTTGCAAAAGAACTGCCTTCTTGtacatggaaaaatatttatggtttcCAATGTCAGCAacagttcataaaatattggtTCACGGCTCACAGATTATACAAAATTGCGTAATGCCTGTTGGTTGTTTTGGTGAAAATGCGTCAGAAGCTCGAAATAAATTATGCAAGAGAGATCGCAacgcacatgcaagaaaaaatacaagaaaaaataatatgactgATGTTTTCAATAGAGCAATGGATTCCTCAGACCCCCTTCTTTCAAGCTTGTCTTTATCCGTTAGAGAAAAATATCGGAAAAGAGAGAAGCTACCAGAAGAAGTAATACAATTGCTTACACCTTCAAGTGAgtttcaaattttcaaccacTTGCCAGGGGGATCTGAATACGATTCGGATAATTCTGATTCCGATATATCGGAAGCAGACGTTGTGGAGAACGCTTTAGTTTTAGATACGGAAGACTGA